Proteins found in one Amycolatopsis umgeniensis genomic segment:
- a CDS encoding class II fructose-bisphosphate aldolase, which translates to MPLVGTGEIVGAAAAARHGCGAFNAIQLEHITAIIDGAAEAEASVIVQLSQNAVKYHGSLAPVGTAALAAARGAVAPVAVHLDHAESVDLVREAVALGFGSVMFDASKLDYADNVRATREVAAYCHDHGVWVEAELGEVGGKDGVHAPGARTDPDEAAEFVASTGVDALAVAVGSSHAMLTRDAALDFELIARLKERVPVPLVLHGSSGVPDDGLAEAVRAGMTKINIATQLNKVFTAAVADDWRAHPERVDPRKYLGAGRAAVAVEVRRLLGVLKLDHVEPVKVTIEQSLRD; encoded by the coding sequence ATGCCTCTGGTGGGAACCGGGGAGATCGTCGGTGCCGCCGCGGCGGCCCGGCACGGCTGCGGCGCGTTCAACGCGATCCAGCTCGAACACATCACCGCGATCATCGACGGCGCGGCCGAGGCGGAAGCCTCGGTGATCGTGCAGTTGAGCCAGAACGCCGTGAAGTACCACGGCTCGCTGGCACCGGTCGGCACGGCGGCGCTCGCCGCGGCCAGGGGAGCCGTCGCGCCGGTCGCGGTGCATCTCGACCACGCCGAATCGGTGGATCTCGTCCGCGAGGCCGTCGCGCTCGGCTTCGGTTCCGTCATGTTCGACGCGTCCAAACTGGACTACGCCGACAACGTGCGCGCGACCCGTGAGGTCGCCGCGTACTGCCACGACCACGGAGTCTGGGTCGAGGCCGAACTCGGCGAGGTCGGGGGCAAGGACGGCGTCCACGCGCCCGGCGCGCGCACGGATCCGGACGAGGCGGCGGAGTTCGTCGCGTCGACCGGCGTCGACGCGCTGGCGGTGGCGGTGGGTAGTTCGCACGCCATGCTCACCCGTGACGCCGCATTGGACTTCGAGCTGATCGCGCGGCTGAAGGAACGGGTGCCGGTGCCGCTGGTGCTGCACGGCTCGTCGGGGGTGCCCGACGACGGGCTGGCCGAAGCGGTGCGAGCCGGGATGACGAAGATCAATATCGCCACTCAGCTCAACAAGGTGTTCACGGCGGCCGTCGCGGACGATTGGCGCGCGCATCCCGAGCGTGTCGACCCGCGGAAGTACCTCGGTGCAGGCCGTGCCGCTGTCGCCGTCGAGGTGCGGCGGCTGCTGGGAGTGCTCAAGCTTGATCATGTTGAACCGGTCAAGGTGACGATTGAGCAGAGTTTGCGCGATTGA
- a CDS encoding hexose kinase, with translation MIVTVTPNTALDVTYTVDGLRPGDVHRAKDVRCRAGGKGVNVARVLHALGADVRAVLTAGGATGSAVVEDLTAVGVAAEVVPIGGETRRTTTVLADDGSVTLLNEPGPRLTENEWQALASAVRARRADVLVCSGSLPPGAGSYADLIGTSKSILDTSGQALLDGLAGRPSVVKPNADELREVTGLSDPVAAAAELREAGAGAVVVSLGSEGLLAVTGSGTWHAAPSTVLRGNTTGAGDAVVAALALGLSRAESWPDILCRAVALSGAAVLGPLAGDVDLAHYRAEQGLVAVRAHPD, from the coding sequence GTGATCGTCACCGTCACGCCGAACACCGCGCTGGACGTCACGTACACAGTGGATGGTCTGCGGCCCGGCGACGTGCACCGGGCGAAGGACGTGCGGTGCCGGGCGGGTGGCAAGGGCGTCAACGTCGCCCGGGTGCTGCACGCGCTCGGCGCCGACGTCCGCGCGGTCTTGACCGCCGGTGGTGCGACGGGGTCCGCCGTCGTGGAGGACCTCACGGCGGTGGGGGTCGCCGCGGAGGTCGTCCCGATCGGCGGGGAAACCCGGCGTACCACCACGGTCTTGGCCGACGACGGATCGGTCACGCTGCTCAACGAGCCGGGGCCGAGACTCACGGAAAACGAATGGCAAGCGCTTGCGTCGGCCGTCCGGGCAAGACGGGCGGACGTGCTCGTCTGCTCGGGCAGCCTGCCGCCGGGAGCCGGGAGCTACGCGGACCTCATCGGCACCTCGAAGTCCATTTTGGACACTTCCGGTCAAGCCCTGCTCGATGGCTTGGCCGGGCGCCCGTCCGTGGTCAAGCCGAACGCCGACGAACTGCGCGAGGTCACCGGCCTGAGCGATCCGGTGGCGGCCGCGGCCGAACTCCGCGAAGCCGGGGCGGGCGCCGTCGTCGTCTCGCTGGGCTCCGAAGGGCTGTTGGCGGTGACCGGCTCCGGCACCTGGCACGCGGCACCGTCCACTGTGCTGCGGGGGAACACCACCGGCGCGGGTGACGCCGTCGTCGCGGCGCTCGCACTGGGCTTGAGCCGCGCCGAATCGTGGCCGGACATCCTGTGCCGGGCCGTCGCGTTGTCCGGCGCGGCCGTGCTCGGCCCGCTCGCCGGGGACGTCGACCTCGCGCACTACCGAGCCGAACAGGGACTGGTCGCCGTGCGCGCCCACCCGGATTAG
- a CDS encoding SIS domain-containing protein, translating to MSGTFMAAEIASQPGCWRDAATLASANSDLLPPPGARVAIVGCGTSWFIGQAYAVLRESAGLGETDAFAASEFPVGRGYDHVVALTRSGTTTEVHALLAKLRGKTPTIAITGVPREIEGAADTIVDLSVVDERSVVQTRFATTALAMLRAHLGEDLNTAADQAERVLAEPLPEELVSAEQFSFLGTGWSVGIANEAALKFREACLLWTESYPAWDYRHGPISISEPGRVTWMFGQAPDGLADDVARAGGLFVESGLDPLADLVRAQRVAGAIAARKGLDPDNPRSLTRSVVLT from the coding sequence ATGAGCGGGACCTTCATGGCGGCGGAGATCGCGAGCCAGCCCGGCTGCTGGCGGGACGCGGCGACGCTGGCCTCGGCGAACAGTGATCTGCTGCCGCCGCCCGGCGCCCGGGTCGCGATCGTCGGCTGCGGTACGTCGTGGTTCATCGGCCAGGCGTACGCCGTCCTTCGCGAGTCCGCCGGGCTCGGCGAGACCGACGCGTTCGCCGCGTCGGAGTTCCCGGTGGGCCGTGGCTACGACCACGTCGTGGCGCTGACCCGGTCGGGTACGACGACCGAGGTCCACGCGCTGCTGGCGAAGCTGCGGGGGAAGACGCCGACCATCGCGATCACCGGCGTGCCCCGCGAGATCGAGGGCGCCGCGGACACCATCGTCGACCTGTCCGTCGTGGACGAACGTTCGGTCGTGCAGACCCGCTTCGCCACCACGGCGCTGGCGATGCTGCGGGCGCACCTCGGCGAGGACCTGAACACGGCCGCCGATCAGGCCGAACGCGTGCTCGCCGAGCCGTTGCCCGAGGAGCTGGTCTCCGCGGAGCAGTTCAGCTTCCTCGGCACCGGCTGGTCGGTGGGCATCGCGAACGAGGCGGCGCTCAAGTTCCGCGAGGCGTGCCTGCTGTGGACGGAGTCGTATCCGGCGTGGGACTACCGGCACGGGCCGATCAGCATCAGCGAGCCCGGCCGCGTGACCTGGATGTTCGGGCAGGCGCCGGACGGCCTCGCCGACGACGTCGCCCGCGCGGGCGGCCTGTTCGTCGAGAGTGGCCTGGACCCGCTCGCCGACCTGGTCCGCGCGCAGCGGGTGGCCGGCGCCATCGCCGCGCGCAAGGGGCTCGACCCGGACAACCCCCGCAGTCTCACCCGTTCCGTCGTCCTGACCTGA
- a CDS encoding cobalamin-binding protein, which translates to MRIVSLLPAATDFVATLGLLPSLAGRTHECDWPPGELDDVPVVTSSAIDHDVLSSREISAAVGGEHRGSGLYSLDADLLASAEPDVVLTQDLCDVCAVSYRQVSETVRAMEGETRVVSLEPRTLPGVFSCLTTLGDVLGVPERAAAETRRLQERLEAVRARVSGRPRPRVAAIEWLDPLWPAGHWVPEQIEAAGGIPLLATAGEHTRPIS; encoded by the coding sequence ATGCGGATCGTCTCGCTGCTCCCCGCCGCGACGGACTTCGTCGCGACCCTCGGGCTCCTGCCGTCACTGGCCGGCCGGACTCATGAATGCGACTGGCCACCCGGAGAACTCGACGACGTCCCGGTGGTCACCAGCAGCGCGATCGACCACGACGTGCTGTCGAGCCGGGAGATCTCGGCGGCCGTCGGCGGCGAGCATCGCGGTTCGGGCCTGTACTCACTCGACGCCGACCTGCTCGCGTCCGCCGAACCCGACGTCGTCCTGACCCAGGACCTCTGCGACGTTTGCGCGGTCTCCTACCGGCAGGTCTCCGAGACCGTGCGCGCCATGGAGGGCGAAACCCGGGTCGTCAGCCTCGAACCGCGAACACTGCCGGGCGTCTTCAGCTGCTTGACCACCCTCGGCGACGTGCTGGGCGTCCCCGAACGGGCAGCCGCCGAGACTCGCCGTCTCCAGGAGCGGCTCGAAGCCGTCCGTGCCCGGGTCTCGGGACGGCCTCGCCCGCGGGTGGCGGCCATCGAATGGCTCGACCCGCTCTGGCCGGCCGGGCACTGGGTCCCGGAGCAGATCGAAGCCGCAGGCGGCATCCCCCTGCTGGCCACCGCGGGCGAACACACGCGGCCGATCTCGTGA